Proteins encoded in a region of the Vicia villosa cultivar HV-30 ecotype Madison, WI linkage group LG5, Vvil1.0, whole genome shotgun sequence genome:
- the LOC131604830 gene encoding uncharacterized protein LOC131604830, which translates to MKGRRRHNHIGSIVTSSGIVDSVAEVKEEVLNHFASKFVESDEVRPILEGINFKKISHAERFSLEAPFTEGEIREAVWALIPKSSNPLGLDDYRPIYLVGCIYKAISKLLASRLKLVLNSIVSQCQSAFVSGRQLLDGVVVANELMDFAKREGNECLLFKVHAQEHGFRGGVDVMDGDVDLSIRMSVLVSGSPTKEFRMGRGLRQGPPLPFLFVLVVEGLRGVGE; encoded by the exons ATGAAAGGTAGAAGACGTCACAACCATATTGGTTCTATAGTGACTAGTTCGGGCATAGTGGACTCGGTGGCAGAGGTTAAGGAGGAAGTGTTGAACCATTTtgcttccaaatttgtggaaTCCGATGAGGTTAGGCCTATTCTTGAAGGAATTAATTTTAAGAAGATATCTCATGCGGAGCGGTTTTCTCTGGAAGCTCCTTTCACGGAAGGGGAGATTAGAGAAGCGGTGTGGG CTTTGATTCCTAAATCCTCAAATCCATTGGGGTTAGACGATTATAGGCCTATTTATCTCGTCGGTTGCATTTACAAAGCTATTTCCAAGCTTTTGGCGTCTAGACTAAAGTTGGTTTTGAATTCTATAGTGTCCCaatgtcaaagtgcttttgtttcGGGTAGGCAATTACTTGATGGGGTGGTGGTTGCTAACGAATTGATGGATTTTGCAAAAAGAGAAGGGAATGAGTGTTTACTTTTCAAG GTTCATGCTCAAGAACATGGGTTTCGGGGAGGTGTGGATGTCATGGATGGAGACGTTGATTTATCTATTAGGATGTCGGTTTTGGTCAGCGGTAGCCCAACGAAAGAATTTCGGATGGGAAGGGGTTTGAGACAAGGTCCTCCTTTGCCTTTCCTTTTTGTCCTTGTTGTAGAAGGTTTAAGGGGGGTTGGTGAGTAA